TGTCTATGCATGAAACTAACTCATAGTAGGAAACCAGGTTCTGCCTAAATAATGTATCTGTGCATACAATAGTTTCTGTACATAATATACCAACTTAATGTATCCAAGCATCTGTCTGACTCTTTTATTAGCTCCATTTTATTCTCCTTCCTTCACTCTCTTTTTATGCTCTTACTCAGGGTCCATCACCATGGTGTGTGAGTGCTTCCTCACTTCTTTCAAatctttccccttctttttcctttatTTGCCCTCTTACTATCCCTTCGCCTTTCCTCTCTATTTCTTCCTCTCGAGTCACCTCTCCATCATCTATCTCTTTTTtgcggtctctctctctctcttccgctCCCCCTTCTCTCTATCTCTCCTTTTGTTGCCTGGGCTTGTTCCTAGCTGCAGAGTTTCTCTGTGGCTCTGGGTCGGATCACGTGCGTTAGTGACAGCCTGTCCCGGCGCGGCCCCAAGTCCCGCTCTGTTCACATTGGTGGGGTCTGAACCCTAGCCCGGCCccggggggccggggcggggcctgaggcGGCCggggctgatcagctgttcgcTGGGTTCTATAACAACAAAAGGCTCGGCAGGGAACCGAGTTGGACGGAGGCGGCTGTGGTAACCAGACCTGGGACCCCAGGAGCGGCTCTGCAAAGCCGGGGCTCATCGCTGCCGCCCCTCATCTACCTCACTAGCCATTGCTGCCGTCCTGTCGCCCCTCCTGTCTCTAGAAGGTGAGAAGCGAAGAACTGTATCCAGTTTGGAAGTGGCCCTGGCAGCTTGATACTGGCCTCCCCCGGGACCTGGGGCGCGACTCGGACCCCAAGCCAGCGGCCACCGACCGCAATTTCTCTCTGCCAGGCTGCGTCGGAGGTGTCGCTATTTCGGGACTGCAGTTCTTCGCCACCCTCAGTAATTTACCTTTGCCTGTGTCTGGAAGGAGAGGCAGGTAGTCTTGCTGCCTGTCTCTCGCATGTAGAGCCTTTAGGTGAGCTCCATGTTCTGTAGGGGCAGGCTGCTGGTGTGGGTGCCTGACGCAGTGCCCGCTTTCCTTCAGGCACTGGGCGATCCCGTTCGCCTCCCCTGGGGCTCGGAGAGGTGCGTCCCGCCGTTACGTGTGGGGCTGACTTGTATTTCTCCCCGTGCTACACGAGACTCTTAAAATAGCTCTCGGTCCTGGACCGGACACTAGCTCGATAGAAACTTTATGAAAGGGACAGAACTCTTTCTTTGTGGGGTTACAGGCGGTCTGACTGCTCAAGGCGCTGAGCACCCGCAAACTCACCTGAAGCCCATAGGAACGTGCTTTGGAAATCGAGGCTTGTGTAGTTGTTATGGGAGGGTCTTTCCCTATGGAGTTCGAGCACACGCCGCGCCTAAGCAGCGTAACTGTGGGAGTCCCTTTGCttctggggatgggggtgcactGTCTATAGGCTGTAATAAGTACGGTAGGCGCTTTCCCCAGCGGGTGGGGGGCTGCGGGCTACCCCAGTGCCAGGTGACCCGCCGGGAGCTGTGGGCGTCCCTACATGCCGCGGACAGAGCTGCGTTGCGGGCTCCCCAGACCGAGTGCGGAGGAGCGCCCATCTCCGCCCGCGCGCTACCCCCACTCTCTCCGCGCCCTAACTGGGAGGTGCCGCGCACGGGGGTGTTGGAGCGCAGGCGGCAGCGCGCAGCGGTGCTGAATTCTGCCCCTAAGGAGGTGGGAGCCCCGGATTCGCCGGGCGCTGGGGGCAGGTCCCGATCTGCTTGTTTGTTGTTCTCAGAACTTCCTCTTCGCAGGCGCCGAAGTAGCTGTGTTCCCAGTTTGACCCTTTtgtctcttcccccgcccccggtcTCGCCCGCAGGGTGGAGTTCGCGGCAGCCGGCCCGCCCAGGGACTGGAGAGGTGTCGGGTTGCCGCCTCCTGCCTCTGCGAGGCCTGTTTGTTTGGTAGCGGAGGGACCTTCTCTCGCTCCCCTCCTCCAACGCAGGGTTTGCTTGCGCTCTAGTCAGATGTGGCCAACCCCAGCCGCCCTGCGCGCCCCGCCCAGGGAAGGGGGCTCCTATCCATAACACAAACCAGAGATGATTCAGCCACAGGCGAGAGGGCAACGGCCAGCTGGGTCAGGGCACCCAAACCAAGGGCTGGGTTCTTAATGGGAAGGTGCCTGAGGCTGAGCCCTGTGGTCAGAGACCTGGACAAAAACTCCTCTTAAAAGCAACCGCGCTCCACCATCCTCTTTATTATTTGCCCCAACGCAGGCTCTTTGTGTCTGGAGAATTAATCTGCACCTGCTGGGCAGTTTCCACCTAAAATCACAATCCCCTGTCAGGCGTGGCAGCTGATACCCCTCCATTCCTATGAGCAAGGTAGAGGAATAATGGTGACATGTGCAAGTGTACTTGGAAACAGTTCAGCTAACTTGGGGTAGACAATTAGCTGCTGCTTCTCTTGCTTGGAAGGTGAAGTTTCTTCCCTTTATATGATACAGCCTGCTGACCAGTGAGTATTGGGCAAGAACCAATGGTTTGTCCGCCCCTCTTCTACCAGCTTGTTCACTGATGATGTGTGCATGTATCTGGTGTGACCTCACACAGGTATGTTTGGAGGTGTGGAAATCTGGGCATGGCTAACAAAGCcatacaaaagcttcagaggggtagccaagttagtctacactggataaacttaaaaaacaacaaatagtctggtagcactttaaagacccacaaaacatgtagatggcatcatgaacttttgtgggcacaacccacttctgcagatgtcCAGAACATCcagcactctggtcatctgaagaaagtgggctgtgcccatgaaagctcataataccaaaGCCATACAAGTGAATAAGGCCTTACTCCTCTGTGGCCCAGAGCCACAACCCAATATTTAGTGTTTTGTCTACCTGCTCTCTTGTATTAAATCTTTCTGTGAGGGATGAGATGTATTTTATCTAAGAACATCCATATTTTCAGCAAAAAGCAGTTCTGTGGTTCTTAGATACTTCCAGGAACATCATTCACAGTCCTTGATCTTGAAGGAAGCATTAGTGATTCTGACCAGCACAAAAGGACAAGGTCTCTTGATATGCTCGAGAACCTAGAGACTTCCAGAAACCCGACTTGGAATGGCTTTTCACTAAGCTACATGTCCTATAAATTGCAAATATTCTGATGTCCACTGATTAGTTGATCATTTTACATATATACCTTTCTATCATCtaccactgaggctatgtctacactgcagagcttttctgaatatcccggaaaagctctgccgtgtccaaggaacgcgtctgcttttccaattaaaaattggaaaagcagatACTTTTTTTTGTgatgcctgtaaacctcattctatgagggagaagggatgttccaaaagagggtttttttccgacattggccctgtgtagatgggccaattgtcggaaaagcttctttcggaagaaaagcggaaaaagatatgcaaattgtgtttcgcaatttgcgtatctttttccgaattttctttgtaatgtagacatatcctgaaagCGGTCCAGAGGAACCTCCTTTTTAATATTTCACCAATATTCAAAATTCCAAACACATCATGGGACCTGGATAACTGTTTTGGATTATTTTACATCAGAGAGGATATTATGCCACCTACAGTAAGTCTGAGTTACTCCAAATCATATTTGTTTTATGCATCGAAGGACACTATCAAGTGTGCTGGGCCTAATCATTGGCCTGCTATAGGAATGGTGTTGCATTTTAAGATTTCCTATAAGAATCCATTTTATTTCTCTCCTATTCATCCTCTCTCAAACTAgcaatagtattttttttaaacttccacaCATCTAGTATTTTCTTGgctgaaagtttaaaaaattgaCTGAACAAACTAAAAACAGTACATAAATTAAGATGCATCATTTTTATTgaattttattttgttcatttgTAATATTTTCAGCCATATACACATTAAGTTATTGcattctctagagcagtgtttcccaattttatttggccatggaatccCTAgggttgccttaaaaaaaaaaaaaagctcctgcCACGTTtcatcaagcaaaaaaaaaacaaaaaacaaacaaacaaaaaagaacccTGCCACCACGATTGCCTCCgcgctctgtctctttaagagggggacGGGTAGGTTCTGCTGAACACCAATTGGGAAATACTGCTCTAGAGTAACGATGACTCTGATATGAATTTTACAGAGGGACCAATGTTATGGTCAGTAACTATTTGCGGCTGACAACTTTACCTTGTAGACGTACTTCTGTGCAGATATCTCTACCTCTAGGGATCACAAGACACTGAACCTGACTGCAGATTACATGCCTAAGCAGTAACTACACTCTATGGTAGAAAATTATGGTGGCTACTTTGTTCAAGTCAGTGCGCTGATAGCTGTTGTGGTGGATGGAAAAACACTTGGCCatagtaaaaaaagaaaagaacggTTTAACCTAGTatgaccaatggtccatctaggctAAATACCTTCTTTCCATGTCAGCTTTCACCAACTGATTGTTGAGATTGTATAAAGAAGAAATTGACAATGTGGCATCTATATCTAATTTTGCCTTGAGAGTCTGTTTCTCTGTTAATGCATTTTAAAGACAATTCTAGGTCTGATTTAATTTAGCCTGAAGTTGGATAAGCTCACTTGCAGCTGCTTTCTTTTTAGTCTCTGTTTGCAACATGGCTattctctctttcttctccttgccatttttttttctgctttatttATTCAATTTTCCAGCTTTTGGCTTGTTGTTTTCATAAACTTTATATCTTATTCTGTAGCTTTTAATTGGTTAAAAAGCCTATAGTTTTCTTCTTCTAGTGCAAGATTAGCTACACTGCAAGGTGCCAGCTTTCTTAATTGTCTTCAGTTGCTCAAGTAACTCTtcagtttttccttttctttatttcaGTTCAGTTTCTGAGTCCTTGCAATAATGTCAGCTCTGGTATCCATCTCTGAGGAAGCTTGAAGGAATGTCTTGACTTTAGGTGTCCAGAATTTAATTACTTGTAAAAGTGTCTCATTGTCTTGCTTTAttccagcggttcccaaccttttccatttggggacccattttgacaattcaggaagacttggtgacccaagacaattaaaaaacggggggaggagggagggcagagccacctggggagaacacttggtgacccttttgaaatgtaatagcgacccatatttgggtcccgacccatatgTTAGGAAACCCTGGTTTATTCCTTCTTTAAGTTTTTCTACATCACCATGATTTCCTGAATATGTTTCCAAAAATCTGCATGGCTTCTTTTCTAGGTTTCTTTTCGTCTTGAAGTTCAGCCTCTGTGCTGAGCATCTCAGGTTCTATTTCTGACATGTCTCTGAGAATGCGCTTGATGTTGAAATCCAATTTCTGCTGCAATTCATGGTGGTTTAACTCTTAGAAAGCTGTTTTATCCTATTTCAAACAAGTCCTCTTGAGACACTGAGTTAGAGAGAAAAGCTCATCCTGTTTTCTCATCAAGCAATTCCATTTCATGGTTGTTAATGGCAGTAtagtatagggatgtaaaatttcgatgaattggctaatcgaatagtcaatgcaatttgcattgactattcaattagttgataagggtgtcactgcctttgaagtgtagcaacagcccaaagggggactcaagcagtcctccactggccccgtgctccccacagtgtttcaaacACCGCATGGTGCCTGAGACTCccagctggcctcaggctgcacgcagcatttcaaagccacagaccccgggctccatgcggcactgctactttgaaatgtccccagctggccctgggcttcatgcagcatctcaaagcagcagcaccacgtgaagcccggggcctggccccagggctcccaagtggcgctgctgctttgaagcacccccctTCATTCCCAAccccctccacccctgcctctttctgataaaggtagcaaggtggggggggggggcgacaagTCGACtagtgtcgactatctgataagcatttgcttattgaatagtcagctagtcattcacatccccagTATAGTGTCCTCCCTTCTTCCAGCAAACATGGCTGAACTGAAACTTGAGTTTGTTCCACAAGCTCTGAAGATGATTGCTTATTCTCTCATTTTCAGTTTGAAGCCTGTTGATTAGTTTAGCCTGTTCAGAAGAAAGGTGTGTCAGCACCCCAGCTATTTGTGCTTTTTGACTGTTGAGTTCACTTTTCAGATTTAGAGCTACTGTAGTGAGACGCTCCTATTTGTTTTCCATCATTCCGAATTTCTCTAGAAGCTCCTTTACTTCCTAGGCAATTGTTTCCATACTATCTGCATGGCTCAATTCTGTGTTATCTGCCTGAACTACCACATCATTCAGATTCTTCTGTTctatttcatctagaccacattcaagttttgcatttttttcagtgcatatgtcagttttttttttcttgcagttcAGTCTTAAGCAGGTCTCTCTCAGACTTTATGCCCTCAAGTATTTGTTGGAGCTCATCTTTCTCTTGATTAATTGATTACATCTGTTCTTGAAGTTGGAGATACTCAGTTTTTTCAGCTACTAACTGTTTTTCATGCAAAACACTATTTAATACATCCattcactgagggcatgtctacccagcagggctcaagctgaaataagctatgcaacttgaactatgtcaattgcatagcttaaattgaaatagcgtatgtcggcttttggtgctgtctacacagcagaaagtccaagTCAGAacacttcctccaacttcccttactcctcgtaaaatggggGTTAccagagtcagagtaagaagttcttcagctcaccattattttgacattatgttgaaataactgcttctagtgtagacacacactatgttatttcggaataacttgattttttttttttatcctcctGGTGGTTGCCAAGAAATGGCTGAGCAGGGgacacttaggctttgtctatagtGCAGGGTTTCTGCACAAAAAGCTTTTTactgaagagatcttccacaaaaacttcttgtgcaaaagcatgtccacaccttttgcacaagagtgttttCACactccatggatgctcttgtgcaagaaagttctgattgccagtcacagaatgtccatcagagcacctgtgctttttctgataggctctttttgtgcaagaaaccgctgtgaagcatccacacttgcctttttgcgcaagagctgtagcacaaaaaggagttattccttgtggggagaggaataactctgccGGCAAAAGTCCTCTGTCGTGTCGATgtactgtattattattattttatttttttttgcgcaaaaacatgcttgaggtgtggacgctccactgatttttgcacaaaaaccataTTTTAAGCGGTGCTTAAAATAAAAGACTGTAGTTTAAAAGCCTAAATTACTTTTAAAGTATAGCATTCTGACAGCATCATTTGAACTATGTTAATGGTTCAAACAAAGTGACTGCAACAGTTGTGGTGATTTCAGGAGTTTGGACAGCTTTCTTTTAATAGTTAAACAACCTAAGGGTTTTTTCAGCTTTAACCACAAAATGTATACAGTCCAGGCTGAGACTGATCGTCTTTCTTAAATATTTAGGGAAGTGTCTTCTGTTGAGAAATTAATTTTGCTTATAATGAAATGTAAGGACGCAACTTTGTTCTCATAATGTGGGGGTGCAGCCTGTATTTGTAGAACTTCacaatagaacataagaacggccatactgggtcagaccaatggtccatctagcccagtatcctgtctgccaacagtggttaatgccagaagccccagagggagggaacacaacagataatcctcatgtgatccttcttCTGTCACctatttacagacaaacagaatctagggatgccattcctacccttcctggctaatagccattggtagACCTAACCtttatgaatctatctagctcttttctgaaccctgttaaagtcctggtcttctctacaggttgactctgcactgagtgaagaaaatacCCTGTAGTATCTGATCACTGTGGAAAGGATCCCACTTCAAAGGTGCACTAGCATGGCTATTAACATGATTAAGCTTTCTTCTGTAATGTGTTTAGCATTTAAGCAGAGCCCCCTGGGCTACACAAGCATGGTGGTGCTCTCAGTGAGTGCCTTCTCTGCTCAGCACAGAGGGGTCAGTTACCTGCATTCTACATTAGTGGAATCCTGCAGAGGGCTCTTTGCAGGAGTGGGACACATGCATAGGGTTACAGTCTTCCCACGGCCCCTGCAATATGGAGTATGTAGGTGATACAGCTTCAGGTGATACCATTTCTTCTGCAGAGTCCCTTCCCTCACTtacatggaaggaggaagagttCCTAGGAGAAGTCCAAAGTACCATctcttcttggagtcccttttGCCAGAATTCTAGGATACAGAGTCTCTGCATTTGTGGCCCTTATCTCTCTCAGATCCTGCAGATCTTTGGGGATGGGGCCAGGATCTATGCAGACTTTTGCATGTTGGCAGAATGCAGGTGGAGGGCTTTAGGGAACCAAGCCCTGCTAGGTCTCTGCTCCATCAGACCTCTTCTTGTGGTTGACATTGTTGGTGGAGATGGTATGGGCCTATGAAAAAATGTTCTATTGCCTCATGGGGAAATGCTTTGAGTCATGCAGGCTATTCCCCAAAACCTGCTGTCAAAAGCTGGCCCTGTCTAAGTTCTGACTTGTCACTTACAAATAGATTGATTGCTTTAGCATTAAGAccacttttttcttctttgcaggtTTTCTGTAAACTGTTTACAAACCATGACTCTCCGTGTTCTGTACGTAAGCTGATAAAGCATCTATGCACTTTAATCTTGGGTCTCTGCCAGTTTGCTCATATAAGTGTGAGCCCTTCTCTTGAATTTTTGGATACAAAGACTTACTAGCCAAAGTCTCATTCTTGCCTTAGTAATGTTCCAGAGGCTGAATAATATGTTTGTGGGAGAAATCAATAACTTGTCCAGCCAAGAGCCAGAGTTCAGTGAAAAAGAAGATGAAGAATGGATTCTGGTTGACTTTATAGGTAAGATGTTTGTTAAATATAACCTCTACAGCAggaagcaggcagttatttttaTCATACTTTGTATAAGGAAACAAGCAGCTCCAAAGGAATTTTTAGCCTAAGTGTAAATAATATGGATTTGTATAAAACAATGAACTACAAAACGTGTAATTTGACTAGGGAAACTGACATCAGTTTCGTGAGACTAACAAATTTAGAGATTAGTAGAACTACTTGTATGAATAATATTTATTTGACACTGAGCAATCTGTATTACACAACTGTATCACTTTTCTGGCAATACTCTTGATGTTTATATCTGACTTGGGGAAGAGTTTCCAGAAAACctctattttgttttatttgtaagaTGTTTGTGTACATACTGatagattttttgtttgtttgtttgttttatcctCTATTTACTTCACATGAACTTGCTGATCTCTTCCTCGTGCAATCATGTATCTATGATGGCTTACTCTCAAACTGGCAACTGGAACAATGGACAACCTCTACTAGACACTTGCACTAATTTTGCAACAGAGGAAGAAAACATCAGCGAAACATCAGCTGCTGACCACTCCCCAGTCTTTTCGTGTTTACCAACTTCCTTAGAATGTTTGGCTGATGCCAGCGAGTCTTGCTTCATCCAGTTTGACTCATGCCCCATGGAGGAGAGCTGGTTTATTACCCCTCCCCCATGTTTTACTGCAGGTGGATTAACCACTATCAAGGTGGAAACCAGTCCTATGGAGAACCTTCTAATTGAACATCCCAGCATGTCTGTATATGCTGTTCATAATACTTGTCACAGTCTAAATGAAACTAGCTGTGGCGATGAGGAGTTTCATAATCCAAATAGTCCAAGGTAagcctccctcttttttttcctattgCCAATATGATGTAAATACACAAGCTATGAATTACTGCTGAATACAAAGGAACAGAGTAAATACCTAGCTGCAACTTTCTTAGCCCAAATGCCTTAAGAATTCATTAGAAGCTTCAGTTCTAAGTGATTGAACAAAGCACAAATACTCTCAACATTTTAAGATAAGATGATCATAGCTTTATGCCTTTTTTCTTAAACTGTTCTACATTGTGGCCATGCTAGGAGTGAATAATCAGATGTCTGATCTTGGGATTATAATTAATACTTCTGGGGTCTAACTTACCCCATAAGTTGTATACTCCATTCCTGTTGAAGTCAGAGGAAGTTACTGACACGATAAAATATCCTATCCAGGTGCCTCCTAGAAATGTAGCTGCGCAAGGGACCTCCAGAAATGCATCTAACGTAGTCTCCAATGTTGAAGCAAGACCAAATACCTAAACTATCTCCAgcaggtgtttgtttaacctctTCTTAAAAATCTCCTGTGACGGGGTTTTCACAGTCTCTCTTGGAAACCTAGTCCAGTGCTTAACTAGTTTATAGTTAGGAAAAATTTCTAATAGGTAACCTAACATTACTGTGCttcagattaagcccattactacttgtcctaccttcagtatGTACCGAAGAACAAAGGCacaccctcctctttataacagcacTTAAGGTATTTGAAGACTGTATTCAGGTCTCCCTTCAGTCATCTTTTCTTAAGACTAAACACGCACcgtttttaaatttttctttatAGATCAGATTTCTAAACCAaaagagagcaataaaaatgataaaaggtacTTGGCCCCCACCCCTGTAGTATCTAAAGTGCTTCGCAAACACTAGTGATGTCCTCACAACCACTCTCTGAGTGGAGGAAGTACTGTCTCCATTGCAGAGACTAAGAACTGGGGACAGGGAAGAATGTGTGATTTATCTAAGATCAAGTCACAGGAAGTCTGGGGGTacacctacactgcagttaaaaacccaTAGCTGATCAATGCCAATAGATAGGGCTCAGGTGAAGGGGCTATTTTAACTGCTGTATAGATGTTTGGGTTCGGAAAGTCACCAATAAACAATATTATTTTCTTGTTAAAGTCAGAAACTATTCTTCCACTAGGGTCTGAATCCTAAGGAGGTGACCAGGCAGAATGGCCAGAGACACAAACCTATAATGCAATATTTGCCTAGTAGAGGAAGCAAAAATGTTGATGTagcaaaaatatttccattatgACCCCAAGTATTTTCCCCATATGCTCACATTCTGAGAAATACTAATGTAATTCCTGCGGACCTTGTTCAGAAGGCCTGGACAAATTGGCCTGCTTCTAGAGTTCATCCTCTGTAATAAGAATGACCAAGGATCATCTTATGGTAAGATTGGTT
The DNA window shown above is from Pelodiscus sinensis isolate JC-2024 chromosome 2, ASM4963464v1, whole genome shotgun sequence and carries:
- the LOC106732738 gene encoding tumor protein p53-inducible nuclear protein 1 isoform X1 is translated as MFQRLNNMFVGEINNLSSQEPEFSEKEDEEWILVDFIDTCTNFATEEENISETSAADHSPVFSCLPTSLECLADASESCFIQFDSCPMEESWFITPPPCFTAGGLTTIKVETSPMENLLIEHPSMSVYAVHNTCHSLNETSCGDEEFHNPNSPRMEARNEMGQHIHCYVATLAAHSSFFKRTKSFRPSQWVKEHSERHHLNRNSLRRQNLTRDCHSRQIKHNGLFVHQPCQRQYNY
- the LOC106732738 gene encoding tumor protein p53-inducible nuclear protein 1 isoform X2, coding for MFQRLNNMFVGEINNLSSQEPEFSEKEDEEWILVDFIDTCTNFATEEENISETSAADHSPVFSCLPTSLECLADASESCFIQFDSCPMEESWFITPPPCFTAGGLTTIKVETSPMENLLIEHPSMSVYAVHNTCHSLNETSCGDEEFHNPNSPRARKSCLSHTGTNGSTK